Below is a window of Oncorhynchus gorbuscha isolate QuinsamMale2020 ecotype Even-year unplaced genomic scaffold, OgorEven_v1.0 Un_scaffold_1131, whole genome shotgun sequence DNA.
TGGGATACATACAgtcactccaatacattattaACTGGGATACATACATTCACACCAATACATTATTAACTGGGATACATACATtcactccaatacattattaACTGGGATACATACAgtcactccaatacattattaACTGGGATACATACAgtcactccaatacattattaACTGAGATACATAgtcactccaatacattattaACTGGGATACATACAgtcactccaatacattattaACCGGGATACATAgtcactccaatacattattaCCTGGGATACATACAgtcactccaatacattattaACTGGGACACATACAgtcactccaatacattattaACTGGGATACATACAgtcactccaatacattattaACTGAGATACATAgtcactccaatacattattaACTGGGATACATACAgtcactccaatacattattaCCTGGGATACATACAgtcactccaatacattattaACTGGGACACATACAgtcactccaatacattattaACTGGGATACATACAgtcactccaatacattattGACTGGGATACATACAGTCACTCCAATATATTATTAACTGGGATACATACAgtcactccaatacattattaACTGGGATACATACAgtcactccaatacattattaACTGGGATACATACAgtcactccaatacattattaACTGGGATGCATACAgtcactccaatacattattaACTGGGATACATAgtcactccaatacattattaACTGGGATACATACAgtcactccaatacattattaACTGGGATACATAgtcactccaatacattattaACTGGGATACATAgtcactccaatacattattaACTGGGATAGATACAgtcactccaatacattattaACTGGGATACATACAAtcactccaatacattattaACTGGGATACATACAAtcactccaatacattattaACTGGGATACATAgtcactccaatacattattaCCTGGGATACATACAgtcactccaatacattattaCCTGGGATACATACAgtcactccaatacattattaCCTGGGATACATACAgtcactccaatacattattaACTGGGATACATACAgtcactccaatacattattaACTGGGATACATAGTCACTCACATACATTATTAACTGGGATACATACAgtcactccaatacattattaACTGGGATACCTGGTGTCGACGCCCTGGGGTGTGAGCAGGTAGCAGCGCAGGCAGCTGTAAGACCCCGCCCCTTTACCTGAAGCACCACCGCTCTCGCCATCAGAGTCACTCTCTGGGAGGGGCTTAATGATCTTCACAAAGGATTCTGGGAAGATACCTGTTCGATTGCTCACcgtgccctgagagagagagagagagagagagagagagagagagagagagagagagacagagagagagagacagagagacagagagacagagagagagagaggcggattaAGAGAGGCGGATTAATAGAGAGGCGGAttaatagagagaggtggattaatagagagaggtggattaatagagagaggtgggttaATAGCGAGAGGTGGATTAGTAGCGAGAGGAGGgttaatagagagaggagggttaatagagagaggaggattaaTAGAGGGGGTGGATTAAGAGAGAGGTGGATtaatagaggggtggagggttaATAGAGGAGGTGGATTAATAGAGGTGGAttaagagaggtggaggtggattaatagagagaggtggattaatagagggtggattaatagagaggtggattaatagagaggtggattaatagagagaggtggattaaTAGAGAGGTGGTCTTTAATGGAGGAGGTGGGATttaatagagagaggtggattaatagagagaggtggattaaTGGATtaataggagagagaggtgggtagagagTGGATttaggtggatagagagaggtggattaatagagaggtggattaatagagagaggtggattaatagagagaggtggattaatagagaggtggattaatagagagaggtggattaaTAGAGAGATGTGGATTAATAGAGATGTGGATtaatagagaggggtgggttaatagagagaggaggattaaTAGAGAAAGGTGGAttaatagagagaggtggattaaTAGATGTGGATTAATAGAGGTGGATtggattaatagagagagaggtggattaatagagagttggattaatagagagaggtggattagtagagagaggtggattagtagagagaggtggattaatagagaggtggattaatagagagaggtggattaatatagaggtgtattaatagagagaggtggattaaTAGAGGATTAATAGAGAGATGTGGATTAATAGAGAGGGTGATTAATAGAGGTGGATTAATAGGTGGATTAATAGAGATGTGGATTAATAGAGAGGTGGAttaatagagagaggtggattaatagagaggtggattaatagagaggtggattaatagagagaggtggattaatagagaggtggattaatagagaggtggattaatagagaggtggattaatagagaggtggattaatagagagaggtggattaaTAGAGAGGTGGATTAATAGAGAGGTGGATTAATAGAGTGGATTAAAATAGAGGTGGATTAATAGAGAGGTGGATTAATAGAGAGGTGgattaatagagagaggaggagaggtggattaatagagaggtggtggattaatagagagaggaggattaaTAGAGAGGCGGAttaatagagagaggtggattaatagagagaggtggattaatagagaggtggattaatagagaggtggattaatagagaggtggattaatagagagaggtggattaatagagaggggtggattaatagagaggtggattaatagagagaggaggattaaaatagaggtggattaatagagaggggtggattaatagagagagacggtctaatagagagaggaggattaaTAGAGAGGCGgattaatagagagaggaggattaaaagagagagggctgtaaaGTGTGAGTGTGTATAGAAGCAGTTTTACATAGGCTCATTATCATGACCTGGCTAATATCTCAGAAGTACTCAAGACATGtgagttattttcctgacaccacactccgaggcccTCACCTCACATACAGAGATGGCCCATATGTGTGTGAGGCATTTTGAGTAAGGCTTGACCcctcctgacccctctctccatccttctcttcaCTTTACTcatcagtacccagttgcacaggcgggagtctctctctgcatcatgtgtgtttgtgtgtgcattctgtgtgtcttgtccaggtgggttctCATGGTTGAGATGCAGTCTGTGGACTAAACGCTCTCTCTGGAGGTCCTAGTCTCTCAAAGCCATTATAGCTCAGTTAGcctactctccctcttcccctgcatcatgtgtgtctctctctcgctctctctctctcttcctctcctctctctctctctctctctctctctctctctctctctctctctctctctctctctctctctctctctctcttccccctctctctctctctctctctctctctctccttctccttccccctctcctctttcccctctctcgctctctctcacctcttccccctctctcgctctctctcacctcttcccccctctctatctcacctcttccccctctctctctcctcttccccctctctatctcacccctcttccccctctctctcacctcttccccctctctctcaccttttcccccctctcaccttttccccctctctctccttttcccccctctcaccttttccccctctctctcaccttttccccctctctctcacctttccccccccctctctctcacctcttccccctctctctccctctcacctcttccccctctctcacctcttcccccctctctcacctcttccccccctctctctcacctcttccccctctctctcacctcttccccctctctctcacctcttccccctctctctcacctcttccccctctctctcacctcttacctcttacccccccctctctcacctcttcccccctctctctcacctcttacccccctctctcaactcttccccctctctcaactcttccccctctctcaactcttccccctctctctcaactcttccccccctctctctcacctcttccccctctctctcacctttccccctcgctctcacctcttccccctctctcgctctcacctcttccccctctctctctctcacctcttccccctctctctctctctctctctctctctctctctccccctctctcacctctccccctctctctcacctcttccccccctctctcacctcttccctctctctctcctcctctctctctctccattccctttcacttcaattcaaggggctttattggcatgggaaacatgtgttaacattgccaaagcaaaagtgaaataaaagtgaaataaacaatagaaaataacagtagacattacacatacagaagtttcaaaacaataaagacattacaaatgtcatattatgtatatatacagtgttgtaacaatgtacacattgttaaagtacacaagggaagaaaaaaagcataaatatgggttgtatttacaatggtgttttctcttcactggttgccccttTCTCTATCCACCCTCTTTCTCATtaactctctagtctctctctctctctatccaccctcttTCTCATTaactctagtctctctctctttctctatccaccCTCTTTCTCATtaactctctagtctctctctctctatccaccctcttTCTCATTaactctagtctctctctctctctctctatccaccctccctccctcgccaccctcccctctctctcgccaccctctttctcactcattctcttctctccctccctcccagtgcccatccatctccctccctcccttctcctcactccacatctctctcctcccaccgttcctcctcatccctcccctctattcactcctctcctcttccatttctccctcctccatccctccctccctctcctccatccatccctccctctcctcctccctctcctcctccatctcttccacatcctccatccatccctccctccctctcctcctcctcctctatccctccctccctctcttccctccatctcttccacctcctccatccatccctccctctcctcctcctcctctatccatccccccctctcctcctcctcctctatccatccccctctcctcctcctcctcctcctccatccatccctccctccctctcctcctccctccctccctccctcatcactccctctcctcctccattcctccctctccataCCTCCACTCTATTCCTCcactattcctccctccctccatctcttccttctcctctatccctccctccctctcttccctccctccctctcctccatcccttccacctccatccatccatccatccatccctccctccctctcctccatcccttccacctcctccatccatccctccctccctccctctcctcctcctcctcctcctccctccctccatctccatccctccactctattcctccctccctctcccccatccctccctctcctcctccatccctccactctattcctcccaccctcccatccctccactctattcctccctacctctcctccatccatccctccctctccttctccatccctcctccctctccatccccccactctattcctcccaccctcccatccctccatctcttgcCTGCAGCTCACCTCCAGCCAGTCTGTGTTAACTCTCCTCAGAAGAAAGATCACCTCTCCAGCTTTCATACTCAGCTCCAGTCGTCCGCTCCCACTGAAGTCGAAGACCACctgggaaccacacacacacacacggaggagaacacacacacacacggaggaggACACAAACACGCCCGCAGCAGGCAGCGGACCAGGATCAaccgagagaaagggagagaaagagagacagacacagagagaagactgAGAAACCGAACAGGTAAGAGTGACTCATTTACTTGTCTGATgaagtgagtgagagtgagagtgagagtgagagtgagagagagaacgggacagCAATCAGCAGAAGACAAGAGGGAACAAGTGCCAGGagcgagagatgagagaaagaaagagggatccCTGAAGgagtacagagacagagagaacaggacaCTGGTGTGAGTCAGGGAGACGGGCTCTGAAGGGATGAAACGGACCATAAGTGGTTTTGTTTGTGACTAGAGCAGATCTTCACAGTGCAGGAAATCACTCGACAACACTCCTACTCCTAATGCTGCACAACGCGTGGGATCGGACAGGCACACAGctaagagagacgagagagagctgAGCGCTTAGCGAGTGGGCAAGTGTGAGTacatgtgtgagtgcgtgtgtgagtgcgtgcgtgtgtgtgtgtgtgtgggtggatgggAGAGGAGATATGCAGGGGGTTCGTAAAAGCAGACAAGTATAAAAACTAGAAAACTGTGATTGAGAGAATGTGGAAAAAGAGATAAAAAGAGAACATACTTTAAAGGATTAAAAGCAAGTCGTGATAGTGTATTTTATAGTGTGGCTTTGAGCTGAGTCATGATAGTGTATTTTATAGTGTGGCTTTGAGCTGAGTCATGATAGTGTATTTTATAGTGTGGCTTTGAGCTGAGTCATGATAGTGTATTTTATAGTGTGGCTTTGAGCGGAGTCATGATAGTGTATTTTA
It encodes the following:
- the LOC124021572 gene encoding neutrophil cytosol factor 4-like, giving the protein TLTCSVSQSSLCVCLSFSPFLSVDPGPLPAAGVFVSSSVCVCVLLRVCVCGSQVVFDFSGSGRLELSMKAGEVIFLLRRVNTDWLEGTVSNRTGIFPESFVKIIKPLPESDSDGESGGASGKGAGSYSCLRCYLLTPQGVDTRDVCVEEDISTQPSYKELLARMRDVFKVDGNIALNYRDPEGDLVRLLDDGDVELMVADGRAQRSKVKRPVNQFPWELHVTATSDLSVYNTEI